In the Variovorax sp. S12S4 genome, one interval contains:
- a CDS encoding YeaH/YhbH family protein, whose translation MAILQQIIDRRLSGKNKSIGNRERFLRRYKGQIQEAVRRAVSGRNIRELEQGEDVTLPRHDVSEPVFGHARGGDREYVHPGNQEYLKGDRIARPEGQAGGGSGSGEAGDGGEGEDDFVFRLTREEFMRVFFDDLALPHLIRTQIAEVPEWKSHRAGFTNDGTPNNLHVVRSMRGALARRIALGGEPRKELRRLEAHLLHLKQHPQAEQPFIQKEIRETEEHIEELRRTARHVPYIDPIDLRYRNRVKTPVPSAKAVMFCLMDVSGSMDEARKDMAKRFFMLLYLFLTRHYERIDLVFLRHHTQAQEVNEEEFFHATETGGTVVSSALVLMDEIIKARYPSGEWNVYGAQASDGDNWHQDSGRCRELLVENILPVVRYYAYVQVAETEQNLWQEYAQLEGLQPNFAMRKVSDASDIYPVFRDLFKKEGVPA comes from the coding sequence GTGGCCATCCTGCAGCAGATCATCGACCGCCGGCTCTCGGGCAAGAACAAATCCATCGGCAACCGGGAGCGCTTCCTCCGGCGCTACAAAGGCCAGATCCAGGAAGCCGTGCGGCGCGCGGTCAGCGGGCGCAACATCCGCGAACTGGAGCAAGGCGAAGATGTCACCCTGCCGCGCCACGATGTGTCCGAACCGGTGTTCGGCCATGCGCGCGGCGGCGACCGCGAATACGTGCACCCGGGCAACCAGGAATACCTGAAGGGCGACCGCATTGCGCGGCCCGAGGGGCAGGCCGGCGGCGGTTCGGGAAGCGGCGAGGCCGGAGACGGCGGCGAAGGCGAGGACGACTTCGTGTTCCGCCTCACGCGCGAGGAGTTCATGCGCGTGTTCTTCGACGACCTGGCGTTGCCGCACCTCATTCGCACGCAGATTGCCGAAGTGCCCGAATGGAAGAGCCACCGCGCAGGCTTCACGAACGATGGCACGCCCAACAACCTGCACGTGGTGCGCTCGATGCGCGGAGCCCTCGCGCGGCGCATTGCGCTCGGCGGCGAGCCGCGCAAGGAACTGCGGCGCCTGGAGGCGCACCTGCTGCACCTGAAGCAGCATCCGCAGGCGGAGCAGCCTTTCATCCAGAAAGAAATCCGCGAGACTGAAGAGCACATTGAAGAGCTGCGCAGAACCGCGCGGCATGTGCCCTACATCGACCCGATCGACCTGCGCTACCGCAACCGCGTGAAGACCCCGGTGCCCAGCGCCAAGGCGGTGATGTTCTGCCTGATGGACGTTTCGGGCTCCATGGACGAGGCCCGCAAGGATATGGCCAAGCGCTTCTTCATGCTGCTCTATCTGTTTCTTACGCGGCACTATGAACGCATCGACCTCGTGTTCCTGCGCCACCACACGCAGGCGCAGGAGGTGAACGAAGAAGAATTCTTCCATGCCACCGAAACCGGCGGCACCGTGGTGTCGAGCGCGCTGGTATTGATGGACGAGATCATCAAGGCCCGCTACCCGAGCGGCGAATGGAACGTGTACGGCGCGCAGGCAAGCGACGGCGACAACTGGCACCAGGACAGCGGGCGCTGCCGCGAGCTGCTGGTCGAAAACATCCTTCCGGTGGTGCGCTACTACGCCTATGTGCAGGTGGCCGAAACCGAGCAGAACCTGTGGCAGGAATACGCGCAGCTGGAGGGCCTGCAGCCCAACTTCGCGATGCGCAAGGTATCGGACGCAAGCGACATCTACCCCGTGTTCCGTGACCTCTTCAAGAAGGAAGGGGTGCCTGCATGA
- a CDS encoding PrkA family serine protein kinase, with product MDVISNFAARYERTREEVLSLQDYLDICKRDPTAYATASERMLKAIGEPELVDTRNDPRLSRIFANKVIKIYPAFKEFYGMEDAIEQVVSYFRHAAQGLEEKKQILYLLGPVGGGKSSIAERLKQLMEHVPFYAIQGSPVNETPLGLFDAVEDGEILEKEYGIPRRYLNRILSPWAVKRLEEYGGDIRQFKVVKRYPSVLRQIAVAKTEPGDENNQDISSLVGKIDIRKLETYAQDDPDAYAYSGGLCLANQGLLEFVEMFKAPIKVLHPLLTATQEGNFKGTEGFGAIPFDGIVLAHSNESEWKAFRNNKNNEAFLDRIYIVKIPYCLRASEEIKIYEKLVRNSSLAKAPCAPGTLRMMAQLSVLTRLKEPENSSIYSKMQVYDGENLKDTDPKAKSIQEYRDYAGVDEGMSGVSTRFAFKIISKVFNFDSSEVAANPVHLMYVLEQQIEREQFPPETEQKYISYIKELLAPRYAEFIGKEIQTAYLESYSEYGQNIFDRYVTYADYWIQDQEFRDVDTGEVFDRAALNAELEKIERPAGIGNPKDFRNEIVNFVLRARAGNAGRNPAWTSYEKLRAVIEKKMFSNTEELLPVISFNTKSSADEQKKHEDFVTRMVEKGYTAKQVRLLCEWYLRVRKSS from the coding sequence ATGGATGTGATCAGCAACTTTGCCGCCCGCTACGAGCGCACCCGCGAGGAAGTCCTCTCGCTGCAGGACTACCTGGATATTTGCAAACGCGATCCCACAGCGTATGCCACTGCGTCCGAGCGGATGCTCAAGGCAATCGGCGAACCCGAGCTGGTCGACACGCGCAACGATCCCAGGCTTTCGCGGATCTTCGCGAACAAGGTCATCAAGATCTACCCCGCGTTCAAGGAGTTCTACGGCATGGAGGACGCCATCGAGCAGGTGGTGTCGTACTTCAGGCATGCCGCCCAGGGCCTCGAGGAAAAGAAGCAGATCCTCTACCTGCTGGGCCCCGTCGGCGGCGGCAAGAGCTCGATTGCCGAGCGCCTGAAGCAGCTCATGGAGCATGTGCCGTTCTATGCCATTCAGGGTTCGCCGGTCAACGAAACGCCGCTCGGTCTTTTCGACGCGGTGGAAGACGGCGAGATCCTTGAAAAGGAATACGGCATTCCGCGCCGCTACCTGAACCGCATCCTCTCGCCGTGGGCCGTCAAGCGCCTCGAAGAGTACGGCGGCGACATCCGCCAGTTCAAGGTGGTCAAGCGCTACCCTTCCGTGCTGCGCCAGATTGCCGTTGCCAAGACCGAGCCGGGCGACGAGAACAACCAGGACATCTCCTCGCTGGTCGGCAAGATCGACATCCGCAAGCTCGAAACCTACGCCCAGGACGACCCTGACGCCTACGCCTACTCGGGCGGCCTGTGCCTGGCCAACCAGGGCCTGCTCGAATTCGTGGAAATGTTCAAGGCGCCCATCAAGGTGCTGCACCCGCTGCTTACCGCCACGCAGGAAGGCAACTTCAAGGGCACCGAAGGCTTCGGCGCCATTCCGTTCGACGGCATCGTGCTGGCGCACAGCAACGAGAGCGAATGGAAGGCCTTCCGCAACAACAAGAACAACGAGGCTTTTCTCGACCGGATCTACATCGTCAAGATTCCCTACTGCCTGCGCGCCTCGGAAGAAATCAAGATCTACGAAAAGCTGGTGCGCAACTCATCCTTGGCAAAGGCGCCCTGCGCTCCCGGCACGCTGCGCATGATGGCCCAGCTCTCGGTGCTCACGCGGCTGAAGGAGCCCGAGAACTCCAGCATCTACAGCAAGATGCAGGTGTACGACGGCGAAAACCTCAAGGACACCGATCCCAAGGCCAAGTCGATCCAGGAATACCGCGACTACGCCGGGGTTGATGAAGGCATGAGCGGCGTATCGACCCGCTTTGCGTTCAAGATCATCTCCAAGGTGTTCAACTTCGACAGTTCAGAGGTGGCCGCCAACCCGGTGCACCTGATGTATGTGCTCGAGCAGCAGATCGAACGTGAGCAGTTTCCGCCGGAAACAGAACAGAAGTACATCAGCTACATCAAGGAGCTGCTGGCGCCGCGCTATGCCGAGTTCATCGGCAAGGAAATCCAGACGGCCTACCTGGAGAGCTACAGCGAATACGGCCAGAACATCTTCGACCGCTACGTCACCTATGCCGACTACTGGATCCAGGACCAGGAGTTCCGCGACGTGGACACCGGCGAGGTGTTCGACCGGGCCGCGCTCAACGCCGAACTCGAGAAGATCGAGCGGCCCGCGGGCATCGGCAATCCGAAGGACTTCCGCAACGAGATCGTCAACTTCGTGCTGCGTGCGCGGGCCGGCAACGCCGGGCGCAACCCCGCATGGACGAGTTACGAAAAGCTGCGCGCCGTCATCGAGAAGAAGATGTTCTCCAACACCGAGGAACTCCTGCCGGTGATCAGCTTCAACACGAAGAGCAGTGCCGACGAACAGAAGAAGCACGAAGACTTCGTGACCCGCATGGTCGAAAAGGGCTATACGGCCAAGCAGGTTCGCCTGCTCTGCGAGTGGTACCTGCGGGTACGCAAGAGTTCATAG